GATGAATGAGCTTACTGCATTCCCTACAAGGTGATAGTGTTATGTACAGCGTGGCTCCCTCACATGATTGCGTAGAGGAGGCTACCTTTGAGATAGCATTGGCCTCTGCATGCAGAACGTACCACTTTGTATACCCTTCATCATCTTCACATATATTTTCGAAACCAGTTGGCGTTCCGTTATATCCATCGGATATAATCATTCTATCTTTTACGATGATAGCGCCGACCTGTTTTCGTTTACAATAGGAAAGTTTCCCCCATTCTTTGGC
The nucleotide sequence above comes from Flagellimonas sp. HMM57. Encoded proteins:
- a CDS encoding dCMP deaminase family protein; this encodes MKEGKQEKYDKAYLRMAKEWGKLSYCKRKQVGAIIVKDRMIISDGYNGTPTGFENICEDDEGYTKWYVLHAEANAISKVASSTQSCEGATLYITLSPCRECSKLIHQSGIKRVVYQTAYKDDSGLQFLERAGVTTHHLPILEEMV